The Pecten maximus chromosome 14, xPecMax1.1, whole genome shotgun sequence genome includes a region encoding these proteins:
- the LOC117342412 gene encoding lymphotoxin-alpha-like codes for MDISQTQPKTANTYASIAVPISAHTPRSISESSETELIPQVKKGVKSKFCSTYRVILTTVFICVVVCIGLSICVTILFTRVNHLKDNIERLKEPKEVNEKICQRCDELKTGPFDDDNPVLGVLDREGDICCASTPNQIKIILDLMYQRQKTISDNLGDRNINQSKSSQDKPSSGVVSAHLLVGLQQLKATRHGPDSIRNWDRTDRISHLEGLVLNNDKLSIPKKGLYLVYSQICFSIPDTGDFIDRNIPFLYHYVYRYNVVYPNGGNQLLLKSVNSQRLDPSTGFGDLTSYTSAALRLDRGDQLYIRVSNSSFVSRDQKASFFGVVKLDAG; via the exons ATGGACATTAGCCAGACGCAGCCCAAAACAGCAAATACGTATGCTTCAATAGCTGTACCAATCAGTGCGCATACTCCGAGATCAATCAGCGAGAGCTCGGAGACGGAACTCATTCCACAGGTTAAAAAGGGAGTGAAATCCAAGTTTTGCAGCACCTATCGTGTGATTTTGAccactgtttttatttgtgtcgTCGTATGCATTGGACTTTCAATTTGCGTTACCATCCTGTTCACGCGAGTAAACCATCTGAAAGACAATATTGAAAGGTTAAAAGAGCCAAAGGAAGTCAACGAGAAGATTTGTCAGCGATGTGATGAGCTCAAAACAGGTCCATTTGATGATGACAACCCGGTTTTAGGTGTCCTGGACAGAGAGGGAGATATCTGTTGTGCATCTACTCCAAATCAAATAAAGATAATCTTGGATTTG ATGTACCAGAGACAGAAGACGATTTCTGATAACCTTG gtGACCGAaatattaaccaatcaaaatccAGCCAAGACAAGCCGAGTTCCGGTGTTGTATCGGCTCATCTACTTGTTGGACTACAACAACTGAAGGCGACTCGACACG GACCCGATTCCATTCGGAACTGGGACCGGACTGATCGAATTTCCCACCTAGAAGGCTTAGTGCTTAACAACGACAAACTTTCGATCCCAAAGAAAGGTCTTTATTTAGTTTACAGTCAGATTTGTTTTTCTATACCTGACACTGGTGATTTTATTGATCGTAACATTCCCTTTTTATACCACTACGTCTATCGGTACAACGTCGTCTACCCAAACGGTGGGAACCAGCTCCTGCTGAAAAGTGTCAACTCTCAAAGGTTAGATCCTTCTACGGGCTTTGGTGATCTGACGAGCTACACATCTGCAGCTCTGCGACTCGATAGAGGCGACCAGCTCTACATCAGGGTCTCGAATAGTTCGTTTGTGTCACGTGATCAGAAAGCAAGTTTTTTCGGCGTTGTCAAACTAGATGCAGGTTAA